The Marinomonas sp. CT5 genome contains the following window.
ATCGACATTAATTGCTTGTCCTGTAATGTAAGCGGCGTCTGGACCCGCTAGGAAAGCGATTAGCCCAGCAACTTCCTTTACTGTACCTGCACGTTTCATCGGGATGTTTTCTAACCAAGAGTTCATTAGTTCACCAGGTTTAAAATCTCCCATTAGTTGACCCCATACACGGTCATTGTAGTCCCACATGTCGGTATGTATGATGCCTGGGCAAATGGAATTTACTGTAATGTTATCTGTTGCTACTTCTTTCGCTAAGCTTTGTGTTAACCCTATGACTCCAAATTTACTAGCTGCGTAATGAGGTGTATAGATAAAACCATCTCTTGCTTGACCGGAAGCTGTGTTGATTATACGACCGCCGTCTCCTGTTTTTTTCATGTAGCTGATGGCTTCTTTGCAGCAAAAAAACATGCCTTTTGTATTTACATCTAGAGTCATATCCCAGTCTTTTTCAGTGACATCTTCTAGCTTTGAAATGCGAATGACTCCTGCATTTTGAATGGAAATGTCGATAGATCCCATTAATTTAAATGCTTGTTTGTAAAAGGCTTTAATAGCGTTTA
Protein-coding sequences here:
- a CDS encoding SDR family oxidoreductase, whose amino-acid sequence is MTNKYKNVVVCGGNKGIGLGITERFLHDGFNVVVGTIDKDYAPTLEKLKNNFPQQIISFLECDVSSVNAIKAFYKQAFKLMGSIDISIQNAGVIRISKLEDVTEKDWDMTLDVNTKGMFFCCKEAISYMKKTGDGGRIINTASGQARDGFIYTPHYAASKFGVIGLTQSLAKEVATDNITVNSICPGIIHTDMWDYNDRVWGQLMGDFKPGELMNSWLENIPMKRAGTVKEVAGLIAFLAGPDAAYITGQAINVDGGLIMS